From the genome of Capra hircus breed San Clemente chromosome 21, ASM170441v1, whole genome shotgun sequence:
GGAGGCGAGAAGGAATTCAGCTCTCCCCTCTGGCCACATGGGTGGTATGGATGGCCACCCGGCTCAGAGGGGTAGAATGGTGTGCCCACCGGCTGACCCCGCAGGGCACTCTAGCAATTGGCCAGGCTGCCTGGGCAGGCTACGGGTGAGCCAGGGGTGCAGTTCAGCCCGGACCCCACCTGCTGCTGTTCCAGGCTGACCACGCAGCCGTTGCTGCCGCTGCGCCGCTTCCTCTGAAATGCCGCGATCTCTTCTGTCttgatctttaggattttctgctGCTGCTCGTGCTTCAGCTCCAGCTCCTGGGCATGAAATTCAGGGTGAGTCCGGTGGGCAGGGCCCTGTGGGGTACCAGTGTCCTCCCAGAGCCGGTGATCCCCAAAGCCCACAGGAGTGCCTGTCCTGCTCCCAAGACAACCCTGCCCAGCACCCCCCAGCCTCGCAAACACAAGATTGCTGGACCCCTTATCTGGTTCATCTCACTGAATTCTCACCCTAGCCCTGAGTTTCCTCTAATTCTCACTTTCAAGTGAAGAAACAAACTCAGGGAGGCCACGTGACCAGCCTTTCACAGTCGCGTGGCGGTACGCGCTCCCCTCGGCCTCCTGGCTGGGACGCAGGCACCCCGCCAGCCAAGCACCCGACCTTGACACGGTGCTGCCGCTTGTTCATCTCCGTCTCCAGGCGTCGCTTCTGCTCTGTCTCCTCACGAAGCCGCCTCTGCAGCTGCCCCTGCTGCTGCCGCATGAGCTGCACGTTCCTCTCCAGCTCCTGCAGCCGCTTCTCGCTCTGGGCCGACAGGGATGCCAGCCGCTCCGTCGCCTGCTTCTTCTCCTTCAGTACCTGGACCAACACAGCTTCCACTGGGCTGCTCATGACAGCTGCCAAGAGCCGGGCATGGCGCCTGGCACTCAACAAGGACAGGCAGGACAGAAGGACGATGAAGAGGGACAGACAAAAGGGAAGACAGGCCAATGGACAATAGACTAATAAAAATAGCAAATTGTAAAAATGTCAAAATACTGTGACATTTACTACATACCACACAGTACACCAAGTGCTCTCAGTATATTAAGTGATCCTTAGAACCCTACGAAACAACTTTAAAGCTTTCCTACTTAACAGATTAGGGAACTGAGATGCAGAGAGGTTAGGAAACTTGACCCAGGACCCACAGCTAGtacatggcagagctgggattcaaacgcAAGCAGTCAAGGCTCCTGAACCTTCGCTCTTAATCACTCTACTCTAGTGGATGGACAGGTGCAAAGATGAAAGGATGGAAGGGTTGGTGGACAGACAGATGATGCGATCATATAAAGGCAAaaaacaggggacttccctgctggtccatggctaagactctgagctcccaaagcagggggcctgggtttgatccctgctcaagggaactagcggagaaggcaatggcaccccactccagcactcttgcctggaaaatcccatggacggaggagcctggtgggctgcagtccgtggggtcgcgaagagttggacacgactgagcgacttcaccttcacttttcactttcatgcattggagaaggaaatagcaacccactccagtgttcttgcctggagaatcccagggacggcggagcctggtgggctgccgtctatggggtcgcacagagtcggacacgactgaagcgacttagcaggagcagcagcaagggaacaagatcccacatgcctacaACTAAAAGGATCCTGTGTGACacctaaagatcccgcatgctgcaactaagacccagtgcagccaaataaaaaacatttttttttttaaagtaaaaaacagGATGAACAGACAATGAAAGGATCgataaacagaaatagaaagacaaacGAACAGGCACATAAATAGTCACTCAACTGATAAAGGGATAACTGGACGGCTGGATTAGACAGGCACCTGGACTGGTGGGTGGATGGACAGAGGGATGATGGGCTGGAGGGATGGATGAACAGACCGCTGGAAGGGTAGACGGAGGGAGGGGAGGGCTACAGGAGGGAGGGTCGGTTCCTTCCCATACCCTTGCCTCATCCTCGCTGGCCTCCTGAGGTGACCTTCAGGCAGGGcccacctccctgcctctgcctctgctgTGTTCAAAGACCCCCAGCACTGCCAGCTCCTACCTAATACCAGCCTCACTGTGGAAGGCCAGGAGGGCATTCGCACCACCAGCCAGGGCTGGGGCAACCCCTGGTTCCACAGTGGGCGTGCGCTCTGGGGCTCACACATGTCTTGATCCCAGGACCCCAGCCTGCGAGGCTGCAGCCACCACACCCGGGGTCCTGACACTGACCTGCACTTGGTTCTGAGCGGCGGCAACCCTCTTGCGGAACTCCTGGAGCTGCGAGCGCTCACCGGCGTCCTGGGGCTCCCTGCCCTCAAGCTCCCGCAGCTGCCTCTGGCCCTCGCTCAGCTCGGCCCGCACCCGCTCCGCCTCCCGCTCCAGCTCCTGGATGCGCTGGCTGTGCTGACGGTTCAGGGCCTGGGCGGCCTTCCCTGGAAGAACCGGGGTGCAGTCAGCACTGGGGACCCCTCCTTAAAGCATCGCAGCTCCTCCCTAGTAGCTTTCCCAGACCTGTCAGTCCCCGGCACCTACAAGGATTTCATGATGACTGCACCCTCCAGTACTGTGACCATTTACTACTTTTCTTTaatttgacttattttttaaaatagcctttTCCATAGCAGTGACCCAGAGAAAATACAGGTTAACTAGTTTTCCTGTTACCTAACACATGCTAAAATAACTATGTAACTTAAAGCGGCATACAACTAAGCCTCTAGAACTAACTTCCATTTGTAGGAGACAGGACAAAGGAACAAGCTAAATGACACCATAAGGAAGCTAAGAGGCAAACCCAGAATATCTGGGATCTGGAACATTCTACAGGATGACTGTGAAAAGGTGAGAGAAGGGAGATTTCAGAGACCTAATGAGCAAATGTGTAGACAAGCCCAGAGCTGCACACAGACACTGTTGAAGAACTGCTTCTGTTCAGAGCACTGTGAGGGCATCAGTTTAGTTAGATATGCTAATGGCATTTTGGTTAAAATATCCAAAAAGAGGCATACTGAAAGGTGCAGGAATGAAACGACATGAAGTCTCGGATTTGCTTCAGAACATTTCAgcaaaaaaggacttccctggtggtccgatggctaagactccgtgctcccaattcagggggcccaggttcggtccctgttCAGGGGGCTAGATCCAGCATGCCACAGCTATTAATGAGTTTGCAAGTTGCAAGCAAAGATCCGGCACAGCCAATAAGttagaaacaaaaaatttcagcaaagaaaaaagggagagatgCAAACGTGGGCCAAGCTTGGAAATGCTAAATCTGAATGATGGGTATGTAGGGACTCTCATGTCTGTCTGCAGCTGTTCCCAATACATTTCATAGTAAACTCATAGCTATTAAAATTAAAGAGCTTGACCAGTCACCACCTGAAACCATCCCCTGCTCACTCGCCTGTGTCACCAGTAGCAGACGTGCTACTATGACTGGGGGATGCTGTTTGCTCCCCAGGACCGCTGTTTGTGCCCCGTGCAGTGTCTGACACACAGCAGGCAACTGATtaataacaataagaaaaaacGCTTCCTGAAAACCAGTCTAAGCATTTTACCTGAATTAACTCATTCCAACAACCTATGAAACAGGTGCAGTTACTATCTCCACTTCAGAGCACACAACGGTTATCCTACCTGCTCAAGACCACCCATCTGGAAGAAGCTGAGTGGGCAAACATCTGGACCCCGCTCCTAACCACCCACCCTCAGGCAGGAGGCCCGGCCCAAATCCCCTCCCTCACCTGTGCGCACCAGCTCGCCAATGAGCTCCTCCTTCATGCGGATGTTGATGGCCAGCTCACGGATCTTCTGCTGGGCTTGGGCCAGTCGCCACTCAGAGGCCATGGCCGCAGGGGCCTGGCGGGGCTGAGCCAGGGCCTTGCTCCCACTAACCACTGTAACAGGCTGATGGTCAGGGCGGCTGCCACGACAGATAGTGGGGGAAGCGGGGGTGGgcggaagggagggaaggggaggaatgCCCTGGCCAGGGGCAGCCAGGGATGGTATGTGGACTCTCTAGGGTGGCCAGTCCAGGACCATGAGTGGGTAAAGGGGTCAGGACCCTCTCTGCGCCCCACCCAGCTCACCTCTGGGTCCCGGGATAGCTGCACCCATCTCCTCCAGGCAAAGCTCTAGGCCCTTCCTGTTGAGTGGACTCCCTGGGCAGGGCCCCATCCTCTGGTTCCACTTGCTAATCCCATTCCTGGAGGGCAGAAGGGGAGTCTgtacccctccccagccctgccccagcccagccaCCTCCCAGgcctggaggggaagagagaACCCCAGGCCTTCCATCATCCCAGCGTCACCTTGACCCCAGGATGTCTGTCTGGTAGAACTCAGAGGCCAGCGGCTGAGCTGAGAGGGTGCAAGGCACTGAGGGCCACCTTGGAGTCTGAGAACCAGGAGGCCGGGTCCATCCCTCAGCACACCCGCCCCAGCGAGAACGCTTGATTTGAAGCCCACAGCCCCGGCCTGCTCTCCCCAAGGGCTGGCCAGGCCGATGGAGGCAAGGGCACCCTGAGACTACAATGGGATCCCCCTCTTGCCCAGCTGAGGCCCTGAGCCGGTCCTTGTCAGGTGGACCACGGGTCCCACTCACCTTCGTCGGTGCAGGCTCTGTCGTGGCGGcccctccttctccccctcctcttcctcttctccttcctcttcctctgatGCATCTGAAGAGCCACTTCCCAGCCTGTCTCCCTCTGTCAGAAACTTGGCTCCAGCCTCCCTGCCATTCTTCATCTGCTGGGGAATGCCAGGGTTTCAGGACAGGCTCCCGGGGCCTTCTCCATCAGCCATCTCCCCCAAGCCAGTCTTCGGCCCACCTTGCGTGCTCTTCAAGCCCGACCTTAACCTTCAGGATCTAGCTCCAGTGATATCTGAGAGGCCTTTCCAGTCTCAAGTTGAAGCAGAAACTTCTCCCCTCCTTGTTCCTTCCTCTACTCCTCCTGTTCTcttgccccccaccacccccaccctgctccaGCTCCCACAGCTGAACTAGCACTCCTCAGGGGACAACCTCCCCTTTCCACCGTGTATATAAGTCATCTGCAGCAAGTCTTATCTCGCCAACAATGTCCCACAAGAGTCGGGGGTGGGGAGTCCGTAACAGGCTTCTTCCAAACCCACGTCCTCCCACCCCTCAGTGCCTCTGGCCTTTAGAACTCAGATGACCCAGAGCTTTCAGGCAGATGCAGGAGCAGCCTTTGTCCAAAAGGCCGCAAGTGACAGAACTAGAAACAAGAGACCAAGCGCAAGGAGATCAGAGCTCATGGAAAACTGAACTTGCAGAGGAAGGCATCCaaagatggtgtgtgtgtgtgcagacttCAGAGGTGATGAGCTCCCCACCCCTGGAGGCAGGCAAGCATTCCATTCCATACTGGAAGCCAGAATCCCCTCTGTAATCCTCACTCCAAGCAATCTCCAGCTACTCCAAGGATGCTCCATGGCACCAGATCCTTCTGAGGGGCCCTACCCAAATTTGGGCCATTCCTCCAGGAACACCAGAAAGGGGCATTTCATAGCTGGTCCCGTGAAACCACGAGGTGAGTGACACATTCCCCAGGATTGCCCCTCCCCTGCCTAAGCCTGCCCAGGTCAACCAGCAGACACCCAGCCTTGCCATCATCTCACCTCTCCCCAGTTCTCAGGGCCAACTTCATCTCCAGGAATGCAGACGGGAGGAACCATGCCCAGCACATGGGTGTGGGCACCTCCCAGGGGGGCTGTGTGAGGCCGGGGCACAAAAGACCCCGGAGGTAAGCCCTGCAAGATCCCTGGGGCCCCCCAGCCTGGCCGCACCAGCTCCAGCCGCAGTCGCAGCTCCGCCATCTCCTCCTGCTGCTCACGAAGACGGTCACTCTGCAAGACACGGTCCAGGTGCTGATGGGAGACGTGCATGAGAGAGAGGTGGGGAGCCGGGGTGCTGACAGGCAGAAGTGCAGGAAAATGAAGAACACATCTGAGACCACCCTGCCCTCTCTGTGCTAAAATGGAGGGCCAAATGCCTCTGACCacctcttggggttcctctgaaATACACCTAACATTAGCTCAGGTTTAAACTCTCCCACCGGccacatcactgacttgatggacgtgagtttgagcaggctctgagagttggtgatggacagggaggcctggtgtgctgcagtccatggggtcacaaagagtcggacagactgagggACGGAACCGACTCTGCCCCATCTATCACCCCCTCCATATTCATGCCACTTACTGCCACCAGGGGGCGCCAGGAGCATCGCTGACCTGGTTATCTTTGCACAAAAGGAAAAGCAGGGCTCAGGAGTCTCATGGGACTGCCTCTCTAGTCCCAATTCCAACTCGCCCCACACACCCACTTGCACCAATCTGTTCCTTTCCTCTGCAATTCTGCTCCCACCTCTACCCAACCTGCCAGAACCCACTCCTCTCACTCCGACACAGCTGTTTCACCTCCCGGCAGaagtctcccctccccaccatcaCTGTGGCAGGGGGCACCCACCTGAAGTTTGTACTGCTCCATGGCGTCCTCCAGAGCGGCCAGAAAGTCTCGGTTCTCCTCTTGCAGCCGGGCCACTTGGCTCTGCAGGGCCAGCAGCTGCAGCGGCCCCTCATCCTCCTAGTGGGGCAGGGAGCGCAGCTTCAGGGGGACAGTCAGGACGAGCCTACCTGTCCCTGAGTCACCCCGCCGGCCCTGCTTGCTACTCTGCTCCAAAGCCTGCCTGCAACTGGGAAGGGGTCCAGACCCGACATGGCCTGCAGTTCCCTCCACAAGCCATTGGGCTATCTCGTCATTATTAATCATATTTTCATTAACAGTAATATCACTACCACAATTATTAAGAACTAGCCTTCACCAGCACTTATGACACCCTCAGTCCTTACATCCCAAGGAGGTAGATACTCCTGTTATCTTTAACAGATGGAAACCCTGAGGATACATCAAAGGTCATCAGCAGAAATGCCTCTGAATCCCAGCATGGAAAACCTTCTTCCTCACctccccggcccccggccccccgcccacccccaggCCACCCCCGGCCCCTGGTCACCTTTCGCACGCTGGGTCCATGGGTGGCCTGCTCCTCGGCAGAGGCGCTCTCGATGCCGCTGTCGGGCCCGGAGGCGGAGCTCAGGGCGCTGCGCTCGCCCTCGACGGCGCACAGCCAGTCGCGCACCTTGCGGGCGGCAGCGCCAGGCAGCCCAGGCTCGGCCTGCAGCTCGCGCAGGAGGCTGTAGGCAGCGTCGGTGCGGGCTCGGTAACGCGCGCACTCGGCGCCCAGGCGGGCAGCGGCCGTGGCAGAGGCGGCGGCAGGGCCCAGGGCGCGCCGGCCCCGGTGGATGATGCGTGTCTCCGACCGATGCCTCGGTGGCCCCCGGGCGCTGGCCACAGCCTCCTCGGGCCCCCGCTCAGCCTCAGGCCGCCAGTTGACAGTGGCGCGGTTGCGAATGTTCTGGGCGCGGCTGGCATAGTTGAGGGTGTTGAGGGTCTCGTCAAAGTCGGAGGAGGAAGGGCTGATGCAGGCAATCATCATCGTCTTGGCGTTCCCGCCCAGGGAGTCTTTGAGtatcctgagggcaccagggacATGTGTCAGGGGCCCCACAGTGCCAGAGCCAGAAGTTCAGACCCCAAAGAGGGTTTGAATCTCTGTGTGGCTCCCTGTGGGCCCAAGGCTTCAACCAGGTGTAGACTGTGGCCCAGAAATCAGAGGGGGACCCATCTCTTGTCACCTCACCCCAGCCAGAGAGGCCAGATAGGAGCCAGGACAGACTAAGGGGCTCACGGGGCCTCTTTCCACTGggccagcagcagcggcagctcaCCTGGTGATCTTGGAGTCCCGGTAAGGGATGTGGCTCCCCCGGCGCTGGGGATCACCCAGGGCACTGATGACGTTGCCTAGCGCCAAGAGGCTGCTGTTGATCTGGATGCTCTCCTTGAGTCGCTCTCCTGTGCTGCCTGTCTTGAGCACCCTCTCTGAGCCCGCCAAGTCCACAAAGTGGAACTTGGAGACAAGCAGCTGGCCGGCCGCAGGTCGGGGCAGGCGGCTGGGGGCGCGACCCCGCTGCTCCAGGGTCACGGTGAAGATGGTGTGGGAGCGGCTGGAGAGGCGGTTGAAGTGTGTGGCTCCCGTGTGCCGTGCTGCGTTCCCCATCTCCAGGAGGCTCAGCACCTCGTCCAGGCCCTCCACGTCCACTTCCTTTACCCCACACAGCACTGTGGGCACAGAAGGCTgtgagcccaaggcagggcagcCTGAGGCTAATCAGCTAGGAGGGCAGGCTGAGCAGGACTGGTCCTCTAgagctcttcctgactcaggggccCCTTCTGCACGCCCAGGGGGTcctgcccagcagcagcagcttccctggtggctcaggtggtaaagaatctgcctccaacgcaggagaccagggttcgatccctgggttgggaagatcccctggaggagggcacagcaacctactccagtattcctgcctggagaatcccatggacagaggagcctggcgggctacagtccatggggttgcaaagagtcagacatgacttagcaactaacactttcacttttttcagctTCTCCTGTGCCCACCTCAGTGACTCTCACTCCGGGTACACCAGTGCGTACTGAACTCACTCTGGGTACACCAGTGTATACTGAACTCAGCAGAGActgggaaatgaaagcaaaacttcCCAGAGCTTGAGTTTCCTAGTTAGGAGGtaaccccctccagacagggtaTCCACCCTAAGCAGGTGAAGCCTCCCCAAGCCAGGTTCCCCACTCCCAACCAGAGGAGGACCCAGGAGTTTCTTACCAACATTCCCACGATCGTCTTCCCGGAGCTGGATGTCCCGGCTGGCAGTGCCCACCTCCAGCAGGTCTCGGAACTCCTCCTTGTACACTTCCAGGTAGGACACGTGCACCAGACAGTCCAACAGGTCATTCTCATCAATCAGCTTGAAGGCCTCGGCCATGGCCCGAGGGATGATGCCCTGCTCGTCCTCGTGAAGGGAGGCTGAGGAGACACCGCAGGGCCACCACCATGGTGCTTTCAGCTGGGCATGGCGCCCACGGGGCCCAGAGGCTCCTGCCAGAAGCTGGCGGGTGGGGCTCCAGTGTGGAGAAGGTAGAGGCAGAGGCCAGCATGGGCTGGGCAGCCAggccaggctccagggtgctcagGCAGAATTTCAGAGTTGGAAGCAATCCCTCAAGGTTCAACCAACCACTTTCATGATGTAAGCATCTCCACTACACCCCTGCCAGACAGTCAGATACCCTTTGTTTGATGACTCCTGGGGACTCATTATCATAGTCTACACTCAGTTATCTAAAGAAGCCCCTAACTTTATGCCAAGGAAGTAATAAAAGGATGTTCAGAACACACTCTTCCTCATaacttaaaaaacacaaaacataaacaCCCTCAGTGTCCATTGCAACATCCAAGAGGGGGTCTGATTAAATAAATTACCTTATATCCACAATGGCATGCTAAGCAGCCATTAAAGTTTTGGCTTGAATAATAATTAATGATATAGAGAAATGTTCATGATATTAATatattgttaagaaaataaaacaggataCAAAAGAATGGTACATTGGTaccatatttttttaagtataaaaatttTCACCAGGAAAAACTGCATGCTAACAGCGTGAGTGAAAGGCAATTAtcagaaagtgtgaaagtgttagtccctcagtcgtggccaactctttgcaaccctacagactg
Proteins encoded in this window:
- the KIF7 gene encoding kinesin-like protein KIF7 isoform X2, with protein sequence MGLEAQRLPGAEEAPVRVALRVRPLLRKELLHGHQSCLTVEPGRSRVTLGRDRHFGFHVVLDEDAGQEAVYQACVQPLLEAFFEGFNVTVFAYGQTGSGKTYTMGEASVASLHEDEQGIIPRAMAEAFKLIDENDLLDCLVHVSYLEVYKEEFRDLLEVGTASRDIQLREDDRGNVVLCGVKEVDVEGLDEVLSLLEMGNAARHTGATHFNRLSSRSHTIFTVTLEQRGRAPSRLPRPAAGQLLVSKFHFVDLAGSERVLKTGSTGERLKESIQINSSLLALGNVISALGDPQRRGSHIPYRDSKITRILKDSLGGNAKTMMIACISPSSSDFDETLNTLNYASRAQNIRNRATVNWRPEAERGPEEAVASARGPPRHRSETRIIHRGRRALGPAAASATAAARLGAECARYRARTDAAYSLLRELQAEPGLPGAAARKVRDWLCAVEGERSALSSASGPDSGIESASAEEQATHGPSVRKEDEGPLQLLALQSQVARLQEENRDFLAALEDAMEQYKLQSDRLREQQEEMAELRLRLELVRPGWGAPGILQGLPPGSFVPRPHTAPLGGAHTHVLGMVPPVCIPGDEVGPENWGEMKNGREAGAKFLTEGDRLGSGSSDASEEEEGEEEEEGEKEGPPRQSLHRRRNGISKWNQRMGPCPGSPLNRKGLELCLEEMGAAIPGPRVVSGSKALAQPRQAPAAMASEWRLAQAQQKIRELAINIRMKEELIGELVRTGKAAQALNRQHSQRIQELEREAERVRAELSEGQRQLRELEGREPQDAGERSQLQEFRKRVAAAQNQVQVLKEKKQATERLASLSAQSEKRLQELERNVQLMRQQQGQLQRRLREETEQKRRLETEMNKRQHRVKELELKHEQQQKILKIKTEEIAAFQRKRRSGSNGCVVSLEQQQKIEEQKKWLDQEMEKVLQQRRALEELGEELHKREAILAKKEALMQEKTGLESKRLRSSQALNEDIVRVSSRLEHLEKELSEKSGQLRQGSAQSQQQIRGEIDALRQEKDSLLKQRLEIDSKLRQGSLLSPEEERTLFQLDEAIEALDAAIEYKNEAITCRQRVLRASASLLSQCEMNLMAKLSYLSSSETRALLCKYFDKVVTLREEQHQQQVAFSELELQLEEQQRLVYWLEAALERQRLEMDRQLTLQQRGHEQHVQLLLQQSRDHLGEGLADSRRQYEARIQALEKELGRHVRLNQELKQKLSSLSAAGQSRVMGGEKRTPCLENRQAPGSEDELYPAPEPLWQPTGTEGAPRPREEMRDLVHAPLPLTWKRSSLCSEEQGSPEELRQREAAEPPVGRVLPVGEAGLPWNLGPLAKPRRELRRVSPGMIDVRKNPL
- the KIF7 gene encoding kinesin-like protein KIF7 isoform X1, which translates into the protein MGLEAQRLPGAEEAPVRVALRVRPLLRKELLHGHQSCLTVEPGRSRVTLGRDRHFGFHVVLDEDAGQEAVYQACVQPLLEAFFEGFNVTVFAYGQTGSGKTYTMGEASVASLHEDEQGIIPRAMAEAFKLIDENDLLDCLVHVSYLEVYKEEFRDLLEVGTASRDIQLREDDRGNVVLCGVKEVDVEGLDEVLSLLEMGNAARHTGATHFNRLSSRSHTIFTVTLEQRGRAPSRLPRPAAGQLLVSKFHFVDLAGSERVLKTGSTGERLKESIQINSSLLALGNVISALGDPQRRGSHIPYRDSKITRILKDSLGGNAKTMMIACISPSSSDFDETLNTLNYASRAQNIRNRATVNWRPEAERGPEEAVASARGPPRHRSETRIIHRGRRALGPAAASATAAARLGAECARYRARTDAAYSLLRELQAEPGLPGAAARKVRDWLCAVEGERSALSSASGPDSGIESASAEEQATHGPSVRKEDEGPLQLLALQSQVARLQEENRDFLAALEDAMEQYKLQSDRLREQQEEMAELRLRLELVRPGWGAPGILQGLPPGSFVPRPHTAPLGGAHTHVLGMVPPVCIPGDEVGPENWGEQMKNGREAGAKFLTEGDRLGSGSSDASEEEEGEEEEEGEKEGPPRQSLHRRRNGISKWNQRMGPCPGSPLNRKGLELCLEEMGAAIPGPRVVSGSKALAQPRQAPAAMASEWRLAQAQQKIRELAINIRMKEELIGELVRTGKAAQALNRQHSQRIQELEREAERVRAELSEGQRQLRELEGREPQDAGERSQLQEFRKRVAAAQNQVQVLKEKKQATERLASLSAQSEKRLQELERNVQLMRQQQGQLQRRLREETEQKRRLETEMNKRQHRVKELELKHEQQQKILKIKTEEIAAFQRKRRSGSNGCVVSLEQQQKIEEQKKWLDQEMEKVLQQRRALEELGEELHKREAILAKKEALMQEKTGLESKRLRSSQALNEDIVRVSSRLEHLEKELSEKSGQLRQGSAQSQQQIRGEIDALRQEKDSLLKQRLEIDSKLRQGSLLSPEEERTLFQLDEAIEALDAAIEYKNEAITCRQRVLRASASLLSQCEMNLMAKLSYLSSSETRALLCKYFDKVVTLREEQHQQQVAFSELELQLEEQQRLVYWLEAALERQRLEMDRQLTLQQRGHEQHVQLLLQQSRDHLGEGLADSRRQYEARIQALEKELGRHVRLNQELKQKLSSLSAAGQSRVMGGEKRTPCLENRQAPGSEDELYPAPEPLWQPTGTEGAPRPREEMRDLVHAPLPLTWKRSSLCSEEQGSPEELRQREAAEPPVGRVLPVGEAGLPWNLGPLAKPRRELRRVSPGMIDVRKNPL
- the KIF7 gene encoding kinesin-like protein KIF7 isoform X4 translates to MAEAFKLIDENDLLDCLVHVSYLEVYKEEFRDLLEVGTASRDIQLREDDRGNVVLCGVKEVDVEGLDEVLSLLEMGNAARHTGATHFNRLSSRSHTIFTVTLEQRGRAPSRLPRPAAGQLLVSKFHFVDLAGSERVLKTGSTGERLKESIQINSSLLALGNVISALGDPQRRGSHIPYRDSKITRILKDSLGGNAKTMMIACISPSSSDFDETLNTLNYASRAQNIRNRATVNWRPEAERGPEEAVASARGPPRHRSETRIIHRGRRALGPAAASATAAARLGAECARYRARTDAAYSLLRELQAEPGLPGAAARKVRDWLCAVEGERSALSSASGPDSGIESASAEEQATHGPSVRKEDEGPLQLLALQSQVARLQEENRDFLAALEDAMEQYKLQSDRLREQQEEMAELRLRLELVRPGWGAPGILQGLPPGSFVPRPHTAPLGGAHTHVLGMVPPVCIPGDEVGPENWGEQMKNGREAGAKFLTEGDRLGSGSSDASEEEEGEEEEEGEKEGPPRQSLHRRRNGISKWNQRMGPCPGSPLNRKGLELCLEEMGAAIPGPRVVSGSKALAQPRQAPAAMASEWRLAQAQQKIRELAINIRMKEELIGELVRTGKAAQALNRQHSQRIQELEREAERVRAELSEGQRQLRELEGREPQDAGERSQLQEFRKRVAAAQNQVQVLKEKKQATERLASLSAQSEKRLQELERNVQLMRQQQGQLQRRLREETEQKRRLETEMNKRQHRVKELELKHEQQQKILKIKTEEIAAFQRKRRSGSNGCVVSLEQQQKIEEQKKWLDQEMEKVLQQRRALEELGEELHKREAILAKKEALMQEKTGLESKRLRSSQALNEDIVRVSSRLEHLEKELSEKSGQLRQGSAQSQQQIRGEIDALRQEKDSLLKQRLEIDSKLRQGSLLSPEEERTLFQLDEAIEALDAAIEYKNEAITCRQRVLRASASLLSQCEMNLMAKLSYLSSSETRALLCKYFDKVVTLREEQHQQQVAFSELELQLEEQQRLVYWLEAALERQRLEMDRQLTLQQRGHEQHVQLLLQQSRDHLGEGLADSRRQYEARIQALEKELGRHVRLNQELKQKLSSLSAAGQSRVMGGEKRTPCLENRQAPGSEDELYPAPEPLWQPTGTEGAPRPREEMRDLVHAPLPLTWKRSSLCSEEQGSPEELRQREAAEPPVGRVLPVGEAGLPWNLGPLAKPRRELRRVSPGMIDVRKNPL
- the KIF7 gene encoding kinesin-like protein KIF7 isoform X3, whose translation is MGLEAQRLPGAEEAPVRVALRVRPLLRKELLHGHQSCLTVEPGRSRVTLGRDRHFGFHVVLDEDAGQEAVYQACVQPLLEAFFEGFNVTVFAYGQTGSGKTYTMGEASVASLHEDEQGIIPRAMAEAFKLIDENDLLDCLVHVSYLEVYKEEFRDLLEVGTASRDIQLREDDRGNVVLCGVKEVDVEGLDEVLSLLEMGNAARHTGATHFNRLSSRSHTIFTVTLEQRGRAPSRLPRPAAGQLLVSKFHFVDLAGSERVLKTGSTGERLKESIQINSSLLALGNVISALGDPQRRGSHIPYRDSKITRILKDSLGGNAKTMMIACISPSSSDFDETLNTLNYASRAQNIRNRATVNWRPEAERGPEEAVASARGPPRHRSETRIIHRGRRALGPAAASATAAARLGAECARYRARTDAAYSLLRELQAEPGLPGAAARKVRDWLCAVEGERSALSSASGPDSGIESASAEEQATHGPSVRKEDEGPLQLLALQSQVARLQEENRDFLAALEDAMEQYKLQSDRLREQQEEMAELRLRLELVRPGWGAPGILQGLPPGSFVPRPHTAPLGGAHTHVLGMVPPVCIPGDEVGPENWGEQMKNGREAGAKFLTEGDRLGSGSSDASEEEEGEEEEEGEKEGPPRQSLHRRRNGISKWNQRMGPCPGSPLNRKGLELCLEEMGAAIPGPRVVSGSKALAQPRQAPAAMASEWRLAQAQQKIRELAINIRMKEELIGELVRTGKAAQALNRQHSQRIQELEREAERVRAELSEGQRQLRELEGREPQDAGERSQLQEFRKRVAAAQNQVQVLKEKKQATERLASLSAQSEKRLQELERNVQLMRQQQGQLQRRLREETEQKRRLETEMNKRQHRVKELELKHEQQQKILKIKTEEIAAFQRKRRSGSNGCVVSLEQQQIEEQKKWLDQEMEKVLQQRRALEELGEELHKREAILAKKEALMQEKTGLESKRLRSSQALNEDIVRVSSRLEHLEKELSEKSGQLRQGSAQSQQQIRGEIDALRQEKDSLLKQRLEIDSKLRQGSLLSPEEERTLFQLDEAIEALDAAIEYKNEAITCRQRVLRASASLLSQCEMNLMAKLSYLSSSETRALLCKYFDKVVTLREEQHQQQVAFSELELQLEEQQRLVYWLEAALERQRLEMDRQLTLQQRGHEQHVQLLLQQSRDHLGEGLADSRRQYEARIQALEKELGRHVRLNQELKQKLSSLSAAGQSRVMGGEKRTPCLENRQAPGSEDELYPAPEPLWQPTGTEGAPRPREEMRDLVHAPLPLTWKRSSLCSEEQGSPEELRQREAAEPPVGRVLPVGEAGLPWNLGPLAKPRRELRRVSPGMIDVRKNPL